A DNA window from Thermococcus sp. 4557 contains the following coding sequences:
- a CDS encoding helix-turn-helix domain-containing protein, giving the protein MFIDPFVIRSINRSELRKRILLYLDEIYPSPTYLSEIARVVKSDPSNVKGALVGLGNRYNGHSSLVSLGLVEVVIEGGFKYYRLTEYGKQVVGLLRSYHSYYSKYT; this is encoded by the coding sequence ATGTTCATTGACCCCTTTGTAATAAGGTCCATCAATCGAAGTGAACTCCGCAAGAGGATTCTGCTGTATCTTGACGAAATCTACCCATCCCCCACGTACCTCTCTGAAATCGCAAGGGTGGTCAAATCAGACCCCTCGAACGTTAAGGGTGCCCTCGTCGGGCTGGGGAACCGTTACAACGGACACAGCTCCCTCGTGAGCCTTGGTCTGGTGGAGGTTGTGATCGAGGGGGGCTTCAAATACTACCGGCTCACGGAGTACGGGAAACAGGTTGTGGGATTGCTGAGGTCGTATCACTCTTACTACTCGAAGTACACCTGA